In one bacterium genomic region, the following are encoded:
- a CDS encoding RNA methyltransferase yields the protein MERSLISIGLLHFPVYNKNKEVVTTSITTSSLHDISRTARTFGVEGFYIITPIQAHKELVNRLIQHWQTGYGADYNPTRKDALENVIVMSSLGECLRSLKEKYQKDPVTVVTCARARRNAISYPDLREKIRRERQLYFIIFGTGWGIEQSLMETMDFTIEPIYGQGRYNHLSVRAAVAIILDRLTNENR from the coding sequence TTGGAACGATCACTGATCTCTATCGGGCTCCTCCATTTCCCTGTTTATAACAAAAACAAGGAGGTCGTTACCACCTCAATAACTACCTCCAGTCTTCATGATATTTCGAGAACAGCCAGAACCTTTGGGGTTGAAGGTTTTTATATCATAACTCCGATCCAGGCACATAAGGAGCTGGTCAACCGACTGATCCAGCACTGGCAGACAGGCTATGGAGCCGATTACAACCCGACGCGCAAGGATGCCCTTGAAAACGTTATTGTCATGAGCAGCCTTGGAGAATGTCTTCGGAGCCTGAAAGAGAAGTACCAGAAAGACCCTGTCACGGTTGTAACCTGCGCCCGGGCGCGCAGAAATGCAATCTCTTATCCGGATCTTCGTGAGAAGATACGGCGGGAGAGGCAATTATACTTCATTATTTTCGGAACCGGCTGGGGTATTGAACAGAGCCTGATGGAAACCATGGACTTTACCATCGAACCAATCTATGGACAGGGAAGGTATAATCATCTTTCCGTAAGAGCTGCGGTAGCTATAATTCTGGATAGATTAACTAACGAAAACAGGTAA
- the rplS gene encoding 50S ribosomal protein L19, with the protein MNNILNALEQEQLKKDIPGFGPGDTLRVHLKLIEGDRERIQVFEGVVIRIRRGNNRSTFTVRKISYGVGVERTLPLHSPIIDKIEVTRKGRVRRAKLYYMRQRIGKRARIKERTTR; encoded by the coding sequence ATGAATAACATTTTGAACGCATTGGAGCAGGAACAGCTTAAAAAAGATATTCCCGGTTTCGGGCCAGGTGATACGCTCAGGGTGCATCTGAAACTTATTGAAGGTGACCGGGAAAGAATTCAGGTCTTTGAAGGGGTAGTTATCCGCATTCGCCGGGGGAATAACCGGTCCACGTTCACCGTGCGGAAAATCTCGTACGGAGTGGGAGTTGAGAGAACCCTCCCCCTTCATTCTCCCATTATTGACAAAATCGAGGTTACGCGCAAGGGAAGGGTCCGCCGGGCAAAACTGTATTATATGCGGCAGCGTATAGGCAAGAGAGCCAGAATCAAGGAAAGAACTACGAGGTAA
- a CDS encoding YraN family protein yields the protein MAITHRVQLGKQGERMAVQLLKSEHLSIRELNFRCSLGEIDIIAEQEDVIVFIEVKTRSTTNYGLPEEAVGYPKQQKLIQVAMHYLQKERLENRSCRFDVVSIIMKNNTVEKIEHIMNAFSA from the coding sequence ATGGCAATAACTCACCGAGTACAACTGGGGAAACAAGGTGAACGGATGGCGGTTCAGCTCCTGAAATCGGAGCATCTCTCGATCCGTGAGCTGAATTTTCGCTGCTCTCTCGGAGAAATCGATATCATTGCCGAGCAGGAGGATGTCATTGTCTTCATCGAAGTCAAAACCAGGAGCACTACAAATTATGGCTTGCCAGAAGAAGCGGTTGGTTACCCCAAGCAGCAGAAGCTTATCCAGGTGGCCATGCATTACCTTCAGAAGGAGCGATTGGAAAATAGAAGCTGCCGCTTCGATGTGGTATCCATTATCATGAAGAACAACACAGTTGAGAAAATTGAACACATTATGAATGCTTTCTCAGCTTGA